GTGATCGCATAAAAAACATTGTACGGTCTGAAATCATATTGAATCCCGTAAACAAATTCAAATGGCGTAACTACCCCGGCAGCAACACCAAGTACAAATCCACCGAGATGGCCGAAGAACATACTGATGGTGATGATGAATGGAAAAATAAAAACAGAAGCGAGAATTTTCGGAAGGATCAGAAAATTTGCAGAGTTCACGCCCATCACATCGAGTGCATCGATCTGTTCTGAAATGCGCATGTTACCAATCTCAGAGGCAATGCTCGATCCGACTTTTCCTGCGAGAATAAGACTCACGATGGTTGGAGAGAATTCGAGAATGATCGAATCGCGCGTGGCCACACCCACGGCATAGAGAGGGATCCACGGACTTTCGAAACCGAATGCCGACTGGATGGTGATAACTGCTCCCATGAAAATAGAAATGATGATCACGATCCCGAGAGAGCCAATGCCGATTTCATTGATCTCAAAAAAAACGCGTTTCCACAATACACTTCGTTTATCAGAACGGCGAAACACCTGCCTTAGTAACAGGAAATACCGGCCGAAATGATAGAATAAGATGAGTGGATTCATAAGTGAAAATCAAAAATAAGGATTATTCAACATCGCAAACCGATCCAAAGGCCGGCACAGGCAAATGAAAAAGAGGAGCCGTTTTTGTATCTTTGAATTGATGCGTTCGATCAGAAAAATATTTTTTACTTTTTCATTAGTCGCTTTCTGCAGCATGGCCATGGAAAGTTGCTGGCTGCTTCACGGAAAAAATCATTGCGGCGATTGCCCGAATTTCAGCACGAACGGAAAACCAAAGAAACAAAAGAAGCATCATCACTGAATCGTACAGTGTTCATTTTATCAGTATCAAAAATTAAAATGAATGAAACTGCCCCGGAAATATTTTATTCTCCTCACTGTTTTAGCTTTTTTTTCAGTGGCAAGTTGCAACTTCTTTAAACCCGGCGCCTGGGCACCGCTTCCGACCAAACACGCTGCCGCAAAACAGGAAATGAAAAAAAACAAACACAAATGAACAGGTTCTCGCAATGAAGAATTCTATAAAACAATATTTTCTCTTCCTGCTTATCCTTTCATTTTTGTCAATGTCAATGCAAAGTTGCCGCCTCTTTCATAAAAATATTTGCACGACTTGTGGAGTGGGTGATGGCACCAAAGAGAAAAAAGGAACGCATCACAACTGGCGCTGATTTTCCCCGTAGTTTTTTTCAATTCATCCACGAATTCATAATTCGCATATCCGCACTTTCCGCATTCCGTTCCCCCATTCGTAATTCGTTTCCGAATTCGCATCCTATAAATATTGTCTCAGCCACTGACGCGCTTTATTTTCGTCCGTAAAAAGTTTTGCCGGAAAAGGTGGTTTCTTCAATCCGAGGTAAAGATTGGCAAGCATTGAAGACACAGGAGAATTTGTAATGATGGAGGCCTCAAACTTTAATCCTGAAATATCCATAGAAGTTGTTTTTTATTTTGTTAGTTATATTTTTTTCATTTTAAATAAATTTCCCGGTTATTCAAATAAAATCTTCTTCGTCTCTATAACATCCCCCAATTGCATTTTCACAAAATAAACTCCAGCCGACAAATCATTTCTCTTGATTGCAGCAAGGTGTTCTCCTTCCGACATATTTTCATTTTCAACAACTTCAATTTCCCTTCCAGTTAAATCGTATAGGGAAATTTTCACATTCTGAGATTGATTAAGTGAAAAGGAAAGTGTGGCATTTTCATTTGTAGGATTCGGATACAGTTGAACATTATTTGAAATTTCATTTTGCATAATTCCGGAAGGTGTAATAAGATTTCGGAAAATGGAAAATACGCCCACTCCTGAAGAGTTGCTGTTGTTGACAATGATTTCATTTTTTCCATCACCGTCTATGTCAGCAAGTATTACACCGTCTGGATATTGTAAGGTTGCGAAATCAACATGGGCTGCCATTGAAGAGGTTGTAAAACTTCCAGGCGTAGAAGTATTCCGGAAAACAGCAATTGTATTTGCAACATTATTCGAAATGACAACATCCGGTTTGTTGTCATTGTCAATATTGCCAACAGCAATACTGAACGGATCACAACCGGAGACACCTGCGGAAAATGCAACTGGAGCCGCGAAGGATGTGGTTGAAATTGTTCCTGCTGATGTCATCAAACTTCTGAGAACGACCAATTGATCAACCTGAAACCTGCAAGCAGCAACAATATCTCTGTGACCATCCACATCAATATCTGAAATCGAGAGATCATAGGGTTGTCCGGGAGTTGTCAGATCCACTCTTGTTGCGAAAGAGATATTTCCAACTGTACTTGTATTCTGAAAAATTGCAATTGTTGGTGCCGCTTCATAACCTACGGCAAGATCTTTTTTTCCGTCGCCATCAATATCGGCAACTGAAAGTCTGCGAAGATTAGCGAAAGGAACTTGCATTGTTATTTCTGCTGCAAAACTAATTGTACCAATTGTACTTGTATTGCGCATGATCACAACTCTTCCTCTCTGATCATCACAAGCTACAATATCATCTTTTCCGTCACCATCAATATCGGCCAGTTGCAATCCTTTTGTATTGGCAATGGTATTGTCAAAAATCTGCTCAGCGGCAAAAGATAAATTTCCAACGGTACTTGTATTTCTGAAAACGGAAAATCCATAGGGATTGGAATCCCATTTGCTCGTCAGCACATCTTTTTTTCCGTCGCCATCCAGATCCGAAGTTTGCGCTTGCCATGAAGCACCGCTAACTAAAATATCTGCAGTAGTTGCGGAAAAAGAACTTGAATTAATAACGCCAACAGTACTTGTGTTGCGGTAAACAGAAATTGGTCCTGC
This DNA window, taken from Bacteroidota bacterium, encodes the following:
- a CDS encoding T9SS type A sorting domain-containing protein, whose protein sequence is MKHFYLFITAAFPFVLAAQITTGSFAARVDFTSAPLFNGGSNVAASDMDGDGKLDMTVTYAGPISVYRNTSTVGVINSSSFSATTADILVSGASWQAQTSDLDGDGKKDVLTSKWDSNPYGFSVFRNTSTVGNLSFAAEQIFDNTIANTKGLQLADIDGDGKDDIVACDDQRGRVVIMRNTSTIGTISFAAEITMQVPFANLRRLSVADIDGDGKKDLAVGYEAAPTIAIFQNTSTVGNISFATRVDLTTPGQPYDLSISDIDVDGHRDIVAACRFQVDQLVVLRSLMTSAGTISTTSFAAPVAFSAGVSGCDPFSIAVGNIDNDNKPDVVISNNVANTIAVFRNTSTPGSFTTSSMAAHVDFATLQYPDGVILADIDGDGKNEIIVNNSNSSGVGVFSIFRNLITPSGIMQNEISNNVQLYPNPTNENATLSFSLNQSQNVKISLYDLTGREIEVVENENMSEGEHLAAIKRNDLSAGVYFVKMQLGDVIETKKILFE
- a CDS encoding ABC transporter permease, whose amino-acid sequence is MNPLILFYHFGRYFLLLRQVFRRSDKRSVLWKRVFFEINEIGIGSLGIVIIISIFMGAVITIQSAFGFESPWIPLYAVGVATRDSIILEFSPTIVSLILAGKVGSSIASEIGNMRISEQIDALDVMGVNSANFLILPKILASVFIFPFIITISMFFGHLGGFVLGVAAGVVTPFEFVYGIQYDFRPYNVFYAITKTIVFGFIIPSVSAYHGYYAKGGSLEVGQASTRAVVYSIITLLIFNFILTQLLLV